The DNA sequence CAACGACGAATGGCTGGCCTCCCACTGATCGCGGCTTCACCAGCCCCGGCCTCGCCTAGACTCCGGCCGTGGGCTGGTGGCAGGACAGGGCGGGTGACGCGTCGGTCGCGACCAACCATGCAGGCTCCCCGGCACCCAACCGACCGGAGCGCGCCAAGCGTGCGTTAGTGACCCGGATCCAGCAACGACCGCTGCTGTACTGGGCGGTCAAACTTGTCGGCCGAATCATCGAGGCGCAGAGCGCCGGGCGGCTCAGTCTCGCGGCTGCGGGTGCGGCGTTCTGGCTCGTCATTGCCTTGTTTCCGGCGACAATCGCAGCGATCGCCATCTTCGGTCTGGTGGTGGATCCACAGGAAATCGCCGATGCCGTGGAGGAAATCAGCCAGCGCGCGCCCGGCAGCCTAGGAGCTGTCCTGGCCCAGCAGGCGCAGGTGGCCGCGAGCAGTCAGGCGAGCACCCTTTCGATTGGCCTGGTCATTTCCATTCTCGTCACGTTGTGGAGCGTTTCCAGTGGCAGCTACGGTTTGACGCGCGCGATTCAGGGCGCCTATGACGTGCCGCCCCAGCCCTACGTACGAGCGCGGATTCGCGCCCTTGGCTTCGCCTTCGTCTGGGTACTGGTGCTGGGAGCGCTCTGGCTGGGCGTCGCAGCCGTCGCGGTGTGGATCGTCGGACTCGATACGTGGGCGCAGGTGCTCGGCTGGATTGTCGTTGTTCCCGTTGCTCTCATACTCCAGGCGGCCTTCTACGGAGCTCACTACCGCTACTCCATCAGTTGGCATGCGAGCTGGCGAGAACAATGGCCCGGTGCCGCGGTTTCCTCGGTCGCGATCTCGCTACTGATCGTTGGCTTGGGTATCTACGCGTCTTTCGCGCCGGACTACCAAGCCGTTTACGGGGCGCTCACGGGTGTCATTTTGACCATGTTGGCTGTCTATCTGGGGATGTATGTCGTGCTGCTGGGGGCGGTCTTGAATGCCCAACTCACCGCGACAAAGGGTGAGGCCAAACCGGCGAAGTAGCGGCTGTGCCTGGTCTTTGCAACACTCGGCGGGTGTCCACCCCCGAAGATCCGGCTCGTCCGGCGGCATCGGACATGCCGGAAGCGGGCAGACCCTTCGATACACCACCGGTCGACGATGCCCTGCGAGCTGGGATCACTCGCCTGGCCCTGCTCGCTGTGGTCGGGGGCGCCATCACCGGCCTGCTTGGCGGCACCTTTCGAATCGTGCTGGTGGAGCTCACGCGTTCGTGGAATGAGTTGCTTCACTGGACGCGGGACTCGGTTGGGTGGCGCTGGCTGCTGCCCGTCGCACTTGCGGCGCTAGCGGCCGGTATCGCTCGATTGCTAGTTCGTTGGGCCCCAGAGGCTTCCGGCAGTGGAGTGCAACGGGTCGAAGCGAACATGCGGGCAGAAGTACCGCCGGCACCGTTGAAGGTGATTCCCGCAAAGTACGTCGGAGGGGCGCTGGCAATCGGTGCTGGAATGGCGTTGGGGCGAGAAGGCCCGACTGTGCAGATGGGTGCTTCAGTGGGCGGCGGTTTGGCGCGTTACGCGAAGCTCGGTCGACACGACACCCGGACGCTAGCCGCAGCGCTTGCTGGCACCGGCCTGGGAGTCGCCTTTTCCGCGCCGCTGGGTGGGGCGCTGTTTGTCTTCGAGGAAGTGGCCCGCGCCTTCCGCACCAAACTCGTGGTAACCACGTTCGTCGGCAGCGCCGTGGCACTTGCGGTT is a window from the Candidatus Nanopelagicales bacterium genome containing:
- a CDS encoding ClC family H(+)/Cl(-) exchange transporter, translating into MSTPEDPARPAASDMPEAGRPFDTPPVDDALRAGITRLALLAVVGGAITGLLGGTFRIVLVELTRSWNELLHWTRDSVGWRWLLPVALAALAAGIARLLVRWAPEASGSGVQRVEANMRAEVPPAPLKVIPAKYVGGALAIGAGMALGREGPTVQMGASVGGGLARYAKLGRHDTRTLAAALAGTGLGVAFSAPLGGALFVFEEVARAFRTKLVVTTFVGSAVALAVAQWLVGHQPIFLVGVVRPVPAWQLVVFALLGAIFGALGVGYNWLVLAMLRAFDQVSHVAPEVKAAAVGACIGLLGVVAPHLIGGGDGLNERVLIESIPIGSLLIIFAVRWVLGPFSYSAGTPGGLFAPLLLVGASAGALIASVTNSLLPSAQLSVTAFAIVGMSTFFAATVRAPFTGVVLIIEMTATTAVVVPMVLAAGVAVLVASKLKGPPIYETLRLRMEKAPT
- a CDS encoding YihY/virulence factor BrkB family protein, with the translated sequence MGWWQDRAGDASVATNHAGSPAPNRPERAKRALVTRIQQRPLLYWAVKLVGRIIEAQSAGRLSLAAAGAAFWLVIALFPATIAAIAIFGLVVDPQEIADAVEEISQRAPGSLGAVLAQQAQVAASSQASTLSIGLVISILVTLWSVSSGSYGLTRAIQGAYDVPPQPYVRARIRALGFAFVWVLVLGALWLGVAAVAVWIVGLDTWAQVLGWIVVVPVALILQAAFYGAHYRYSISWHASWREQWPGAAVSSVAISLLIVGLGIYASFAPDYQAVYGALTGVILTMLAVYLGMYVVLLGAVLNAQLTATKGEAKPAK